CCGGGGATGGTGCGAGGGGCTGCGGACGGACGTAGAGTCCGAGGGGCAGCTGGGATGGATGAGAGGGACAGAACAGCCCGGGGGGACTGCTGGGGTCAGCCCTcgtgctgggagggagctggggacagccctggacCCTGGGCACGGGCCGGGAGGAGGACTGGAAGTGGGGAGGGGTGGactggggctgggctcagagTCCTGGGGCCGGAGGGATAGAtgagggcacagccctgagtaTTGGGGACAGCCGTGGGCGGGCGCTGGGTACGGCCGTGGATGCCGAACGCAGCTTTGTGTGCCGGGTGGTTCCAGCCCCGTCCAGGCGGGCACAACCCCATGTCCCGCAGCCCCGTGTCGCGAGGAAGCTCCACACCGGCACGGCGCAGGCCGCCATGGGCCTCGAGGCGGGGCAggggcggccccgcccggcGTGGAGTGGGCAGAGTGGGGGCCTTACGGCGGCAAGATGGCGCCCAAAGGGAAAGGCGGCGGCAAAGCCGGGAAGGGTGAGCGGGGCTGGGCGGCACCGGGACCGGCCGGGAGGGGGTTCTGAGGCATCACCGGGACCGGCCGGGCTGGGGCCCGGGGGCGGTGGGGGCCGAGCCGGTCTCAGAGCCCGGCAGGGTCGGCGGGGACCAGGCCGGTGTCAGGGTGCTCGGTTCACAGGCGGCGAcagcggcagcagcagtgagagcaaAGCACAGGGCCCGAAGGGAGGCGGCAGCGCCGTCAAGGTGAGCGCGGGGGGCGGCGAGGACCAGGCGGGGTGCGGGTTCTCCGCCCCAGCGCCTGCAGGCTCGTCCCACCCGCCGGCCCCGCtcgccccagccccgctgcccgccCCTCCAGGTTCGGCACATCTTGTGCGAGAAGCACGGCCGGGCCATGGAggccatggagaagctgaagtcCGGACAGCGTTTTAGCGAGGTGGCGGCACAGTACAGCGAGGACAAGGCCAGGCAAGGGGTGAGTGAGTGCTGCACCGTGACAGGGCAGTGGGGCCAGGCAgcggctgcaggagcctgggtCCTGCTCATCACCAGCAGGACCCGTCCCACGGCCACGTCAcccaccctccctgctctgagTCTCGGAGCTTAACCCCGACGGTCCCTTGATGCAGGGAGACCTGGGCTGGATGACCAGAGGCTCCATGGTGGGACCATTCCAGGAGGCAGCATTTGCCCTGCCTGTGAGCAGCATGGACAAGCCCGTGTACACAGACCCTCCAGTCAAGACCAAGTTCGGATACCACATTATCATGGTggaaggcagaaaataaaatgtgaatgaCCATGATGACCTTGTTGACTGCTTGAATCCTGAGTCCCAGACACCTTGGCCTTGGAGCAAGTTGGGCACAACCAGCAACATGCCTGGAGGCagctggctgtccctgccactGTGCtagcagagcagggccctgccTGGAGAGGTAAAGTGTCTCTGGGAAGGATGAAACAAAAGCCTTTTATAGATGTTCAAGTCTCTGTTGCCTGGCAGGCCAGCCTCTTCCTTCTCACATTATCTTGTGGAGATAATGGCCTGTCAGCGGAATGAGGTGCCCAGGTTTTTATCTGCAAACACAAATGATGCAGAAAGGGACAGAGGGGGCCCCAGGGCTTGGTCTCCATCTCCATCCTCCCCAGGAGGATGGAGACAGCTCCCATGGTGCAGTTTGTGCTCCAGACCTGCAGGACAGTCCCTTTAGTGGAGGGTGGGTAACActggagctgggtcaggccgggcagggaagggagctgggggtaGGAGGGGAGGATGAGATCTCCTGAGCACAGACTCATCTCCTCCTACAGCTCCACCTTACCCactcagagctgggggaagagACTGAAAATTCAGGTTTAGATGAGAAAAAAAGCCACTAAATGCTTGTGTGCCACTTCCTGTGCTCCCCCATCCTGTGGGGTGTGCAGGGGAAGCAGCCCAGAAAGATTCCTGCTATCTCAGGAACCCAGCCCCAAGCCATGATCCCCTTCCTGCCCA
This sequence is a window from Haemorhous mexicanus isolate bHaeMex1 chromosome 14, bHaeMex1.pri, whole genome shotgun sequence. Protein-coding genes within it:
- the PIN4 gene encoding peptidyl-prolyl cis-trans isomerase NIMA-interacting 4 isoform X1, with the translated sequence MGLEAGQGRPRPAWSGQSGGLTAARWRPKGKAAAKPGRVRHILCEKHGRAMEAMEKLKSGQRFSEVAAQYSEDKARQGGDLGWMTRGSMVGPFQEAAFALPVSSMDKPVYTDPPVKTKFGYHIIMVEGRK
- the PIN4 gene encoding peptidyl-prolyl cis-trans isomerase NIMA-interacting 4 isoform X2, with protein sequence MAPKGKGGGKAGKGGDSGSSSESKAQGPKGGGSAVKVRHILCEKHGRAMEAMEKLKSGQRFSEVAAQYSEDKARQGGDLGWMTRGSMVGPFQEAAFALPVSSMDKPVYTDPPVKTKFGYHIIMVEGRK